Below is a window of Geomonas oryzisoli DNA.
CCGGAAGGGGAGGGCAGGGGAGGGCAGGGGAGGGCAGGGGAGGGGGGGCAGGTTGAACTCGGGTTGTGTGGCCGTAAGAAAAGGGGACAGGCACCTGCGGAGCCAGTCCCCTTCACGCAAAGTGCCTAGAACTCCTGGGACATTGCCTTCACTTGGCGGGCGGTGAAGACCGGGCCGTCTTTGCAGACGTAGACGTTGCCGACGTTGCAGCGACCGCACTTGCCGACGCCGCACTTCATCCGGTTCTCCAAGGTGGTGTAGATGTTGTCGTCGGTGAAACCGAGGCGCTCGAGAACCGGGAGGGTGAACTTGATCATGATCGGCGGGCCGCAGACCAGCGCAATGGTGTTTTCGGCGCTGGGCGCCGCTTCTTCCAGCACGGTGGGGACGAAACCGACTTTGCCGTCGAAATCCGGACCGGCGCCGCCGGGATCCACGCACTTCACCAGGCGCACGTCGTCGCGCTCCTGCCACTCCTTCAGTTCGTGCTTGTAGACCAGATCCGCTTCCGAGCGGGCGCCGTAGACGATGGTGATGTCCTTGAACTTGTCGCGCAGGTCCAGGCAGTTCCAGATCACGGTCCTAAGCGGCGGCAGGGCGATGCCCCCCGCGATGAAGACCAGGCTTTTGCCGTAGAACTCCTCGATGGGAAAGGAGTTGCCGTAGGGGCCGCGCACGCCGACAGTGTCGCCGACTTCGAGCCTTCTCAGCGACTCGGTCACCCGCCCCACGCTCCTGAAGCAGCACTCGATGTACCCCTTGCGGGTAGGAGCCGACGCTATGCAGAAGGTCGATTCGCCGAAGCCGAAGGAGGAGTATTCCGCGAACTGGCCGGCGCGGAAGCTGAAGTTCTCCCGGACCTGCTCGTCCTGGAACACCAGGCGCAGGGTCCTGACGTCAGGGGTCTCGTCGACGATGGCCTCGATGGTGGCAAGGTTGGGGAGGTAGATATTGTCTGATTTGCACATGTAAATTTCTCCAGAAAGCGAAAAACATCAAAAGCAGTTACGCAAAGGACACGAAGAATCCGCGAAGCACCCAAAGAAGGGCTTTTCAGGGTTTTAAACCTTTAAGAGCTTCTGATTTAATTGCGCCCTTCGCGACTACTCGGCGTTCTTTGCGTAACAGCTTCCAGGTTTTGGGTTTTGCGCTTTATTTGCTGTTTATCTGCTCCAGTATTTCCGCGATGTCGATGCCGACCGGGCAGGCGCGGATGCAGCGGCCGCAGCCGGTGCAAAGGGTCTTGCCGAACTTGTCGTCGTAGTACTTGAACTTGTGCATGATCCGGTTCCGGTAACGCTTGTTCTGCACGTCGCGCGGGTTATGGCCGGACGCGTGGTTGGTGAACTTGGCGAAGCCGCAGGCATCCCAGTGCTTGCGCCTGACGCCGTCGTCCGTGCTCCCCTCGTCGTTGATGTCGAAACAGTGGCAGGCCGGGCAGATGAAGGCACAGGCGCCGCAGCCGACGCAGATGTCGGCGATCTTCTCCCAGAGCGGATCCTCGAAGTGCTCTTCCAACCACTTCTTGATCTTGACCAGGTCGAGCTTCTCGACCGCCTGATCGACGAAAGGTTTCGGCTCGGCGCCCGCCCCCTCGGCGAACAGGTTTTGGTGCGCTGCCACCAGGGCCTGCCCTTTTTCCGTCACCGCCTTGCAGGCGTAGGAGCCGTCCTTGAGCGGGGTCAGGAACAGGTCGCTCCCCGCCTCGGCGTCCGGCGCGAGTCCTACCGCGCGACAGAAGCAGGCATCGTCACCCTTGGTGCAGGCGATGCCGACGATGGTGCTCTTGCGGCGGCGCTCCAGGTAGAACTCGTCCTTGTAATCCCAGGACATGACGGCGTCCAGGATGGCGGGGGAGCCGGCATCGCAGGGGGGCGCGCCGATCAGCACCGCCTCAGGGAACTTGGAGCGATCCATGTCGGACACCTTCATGGCGCCGTTTTCCCGCTTGTAGGAGAGGATGTCCTCGCAGATCGGGAAGAACAGCTCCTTCGAGGAGCGGCGCGGCAGCGCATCGAGGGTGAGGTCCGAGCCCGCCGTCAGCGGTTCATAGAGCACCACCGACCCGGACAGTTTCGGTCCCACCACGAGTTTGGCTTCCTTGACCAGGAGGTCGATCAGATTGCGAAGGTTCTGTTCCGTAATGATCTGCGGCATAGGGTTGTCTCTTTGTGTGCCGACCTTCTTAATCCCCTCTCCCTCCGGGAGAGGGGCAGGGGTGAGGGCCGCTGCTGACTGTTGAAATCAGGCTCTGTTTGAGCTCCTCCCCCCGGAGGGGGGAGGCTGGGAGGGGGGAAGCTTGGCGGTTGAAATCCCCCTCCCTGTCCCTCCCCCTCCGGGTGAGGGGACGTGAGGCTACGGTTTCAGCTTCTTGTATCTACTTGATGAAAGACTGGTCGTCGTTTTCCTTGTACTCGTTGAGCGGTCCCTTCTCCACCGGTGTGAGGCCCGCTTCGAAATCGTAAAGCTCCTTCAGTTCCTGGGCCATGCGACGGTTCAACAGGTTGAGCGGGATGTCCATGGGACAGACGCGCTCGCACTCGGCGCAACCGCCGCAACGCCCGGCAAGGTGCATGGCGCGCACGAGGTGCCAGGCCATGTTGCCGGCGGGGCGTGGCGAACTCTCCACCGCCTGCGGCCGGTTCTTGTCGCACAGGCACTGTTCGCAGTAGCAGAAGGGGCAGACCTGGCGGCAGGCCATGCAGCGGATGCAGCGGGAGAAATGCTCCTTCCAGAACGCCCAGCGCTCCGTCTGCGGCATCGCCTCGATGCGCGCCATTTCCTCCGCTTCCTCCGGGGTCAGATCGGCAAGCTCGGCGTGCGTTCCGGCGGCGACGTCGGCCCCTTCCGGCATGTGCACCGTGCACTCGCGGCACTTGCGGGCGATGTTTTCCTCGGTGAGAGTGCCGGTCCGCTGCACGCCGAAGCCGTACACGCCAGGGCAGACCACGCCGATGATGAAGAGGTCCTCGCGCTGGAGCTGCGATTCCGTCATCAGTCCGGCCAGCGCGCGCATGTCGCATCCCTTGGCGACGATGCCGACCTTGCCCTGCTTCAGCACCCCTTTCTTGGCCTTGGTGAGGTAGACCGAGAGGTTGTTGACGCAGGCGGGCGAGAAGATGAGCTTTTCCGCTTCTTCCACCGTGGTGACCAGTGCGGGGCTCGCGGTCCCTTTGCGGCGGCCGGGGAGGTAGCCGACGACGCCGACCACCGTCTCATTCTTCAGGATCTTTACAGCTTCCTTGCGGATCGCCTCGGTGATCGCCTCATAATAGGCGGGCTCGATGCTGGTCACGTGGTTCTTGTTTGCTTTAGCGTTCATGTCTGATCCGTTGGCGCCGCGGCAGATGCCGGACGCAAGTTGTGTCGGTAGGGAGCGGAATCCTCCCCCTCCCTAACCCTCCCCCTCCGGGGGAGGGGACTATGGCGCTTCTTCTTGCTCCTCCCCCCGGAGGGGGGAGGTTGGGAGGGGGGGCTACCCCCAGCCAATCAGCCGATGCTGTCGTAGGCCTCTTTAAGCTCCGGGGTATTGATGGCGCCAGACCACTGTTCCTCGTGCTCGAGCTCCTTGAATTCCGGCATCGGCCCCATGGTGCGCACCCGTTCGGTCAGCTCCGTCACCACGTCGACCCACTTGCCCCCTTCGGCAGCCGAGACCCAGGAGAACTGGAGCCGGTTCAGGTCGACGCCGACGAAGTTCAAGAGCGCCCGGAACGCGGCGAAGCGGCGCCGGGCGTGGAAGTTGCCCGCCATGTAGTGGCAGTCGCCCGGGTGGCACCCGGAAACCAGCACCCCGTCCGCCCCCTTCTGGAAGGCGCGCAGGATGAAGACCGGGTCGATCCTTCCCGTACAGGGGAACTTGAGCACCCGGACGTTGGGCGGGTACTGCATCCGGCTGGTGCCCGCGAGGTCCGCCCCCGCGTAGGTGCACCAGGTACAGACGAAGGCGACTATCTTTGGTTCGAAATCGTGCATGGAAACCTCAGAACCCGTTCTACGTTCTATGTTCTACGTTCTACGTTGAGAGGCAGAACCAGACCGAAGACGAGCTTTAGATTTAGGTGTTAACGTAGGACATAGGACGTAGAACGTAGAACTGCCGTTAAAGCGCCTCTATCATCGCCATGATCTGCTCGTCGGTATAGCCGTCGAGCTCGATGGACTTGGACGGGCAGGTGGCCTGGCAGGTGCCGCAGCCGCCGCAGACGCCCGGGTTCACATAGGCGACCTTCTTCACCAGGTTCCCCTGGCGGTCCCGGATCTCCTTCTCCTCGATGGCGCCGTAGGCGCAGACCTTCTTGCAGGCGAAGCAGCCGACGCAGTACTTCTCGTTCACCTTGGCGACCACCGGGTCGCGCTCCAGCTTGTCCTTGGCGAACAGCGTCATCACCTTGGCCGCCGCGGCCGAAGCCTGGCTTACCGTATCCGGGATGTCCTTCGGCCCCTGGCAGGCGCCGGCAAGATAGATCCCGGCAGTGGCGCACTCGACCGGCTTCAGCTTCGCGTGGGCCTCGGAGTAGAAGTTGTACTTGTCGTAGGAGATGCCGAGCTTCTGCGCCAGCAGATCCGCGCCGTCCTGGGGCTGCACCGCGGTCGCTAGTACCACGAGATCGGCCTCGATCTCGACCTGGACGCCGACCTGGATGTCGCTCCCCATCACGACGATCTTGTCGCCGCGCTGGTACATGCGGGAGACCATCCCCCTGATGTAGACCGCTTCCTCTTCCTCGACTGCGCGGCGCCAGAATTCGTCGTACCCCTTGCCCGGCGTCCTCGCGTCCATGAAGAAGACGTAGGCCTGTCCGTCGTGCACCTTGTGGTGGTAGAGCATGGTGTGCTTCGCGGTGTACATGCAGCAGACCTTGGAGCAGTAGGAGATCCCTTTCTCCCTGGCGCGTGAGCCGACGCACTGGATGAAGACCACCTGCTTGGGCTCCTTGCCGTCGGAAGGCCTGAGGATCTTGCCGCCGGTAGGTCCCGAGGCGGAGGCGAGGCGCTCGAAGGTCATGCCGTCGATGATGTCGGGGATGGTGCCGTAGCCGAATTCGCCGTAACCCTGGATGGGGCTACCTTCGGGTTTCCTGTCAATGGTGTAGAGCTTGAAGCCGGTGGCGACCACGATGGCGCCCACGTCCTCGACGGTGAGGGTGTCCTGCTGCTCGTAGTCCACCGCGCCCGGCCCGCAGACCTTGGCGCAGACGCCGCACTTGCCGCTTTGGAACATGGTGCAGTTCTCGCGGTCGATCACCGGCGTGTTGGGGACCGCCTGCGGGAAGGGGACGTAGATGGCGGGGCGCATGCCGTGCCCCTGGTCGAACTCGTTGGGGATCTTCTTCTTCGGGCATTTGGTCATGCAGACGCCGCAGCCGGTGCACTTGGACTCGTCCACCGAGCGCGCCTTGTGCTTCACGGTCACCTGGAAGTTGCCGATGTAGCCGTCCACCTTCTCGATTTCGCAATAGGTGTAGAGGGTGATGTTCGGGTGGTTCGCCACGTCGACCATCTTCGGGGTCATGATGCACTGGGAGCAGTCGAGGGTCGGGAAGGTCTCGGAGAGTTGCGCCATGTGGCCGCCGATGGAGGGCTCACGCTCCACCAGCACCACCTTGTGCCCCGCGTCGGCGATGTCGAGAGCCGCCTGAATGCCGGCGATGCCGCCGCCGATAACGAGTGCGCGCTTGGTGACCGGCACGGTGATCGGCGCCAGCGACTTCCCTTTCCTGACCCTTTCCACCATCAGCTTCACGATGTCCTTGGCCTTGGCGGTCGCCATGTCCCGGTCCTCGTGGACCCAGGAACAGTGCTCGCGGATGTTGGCCATCTCGCACAGGTACGGGTTCAGCCCCGCCGCCTCGGCCGCTTTCCGGAAGGTCTTCTCGTGCATGCGCGGGCTGCAGGCCGCCACCAGGACGCCGTCCAGCTTGTGCTCGGCGACCGCCTTCTTCAACAGGGTCTGCCCCGGGTCCGAACACATGTACTTGTAATCGCAGGAGAAGGCGACGCCGGGGATCTCCCCCGCGGCCTTCGCCACCTGCTCCACATCCACCGTGCGGGAGATGTTCTCACCGCAGTGGCACACAAAAACGCCGATTCTGGACATAAGCTCCTCAATCCATGCGCTGCCGCCCGCGGGCTACAGCAGCTGTTTATCTCTCAACAGCGGTTTCGGGTCGGTGATGACGCTTTCGAAACCGAGGCTCTCCGAGGCAACCCCCATCGCCAGCGCCGCCAACTGGGTGACGTAGAAGATGGGGAGGTCGCGCTGGTCGGGGGCGCTGCCGCCGTGCAACTCGGAACCGAAGATGTTGCCGAACAGGGTGGAGTCGGGAGCGCCGTAGGCCTCCTTGATCTCCTTCTGGCGGATATCCAGGTTGCCGTGGCACAAGGGGCAGGCGACCATGATGCAGTCCGCGCCGGCGATGCGCGCCGACTCCAGGATGGCGTTGGAGAGTTTGAGCACCACGCCCGGACGGGACAGGGTGAAGTTCGCGCCGCAGCATTCCATGCGGTGGCTCCACTTGACCGGCTCGGCGCCCAGCGCGCGCAGGAGGTCTTCCATGATGCTCGGGTCCTCGCAGTCGTCCAGCTCCGGTACTTCCGGGGGGCGGGTCAAGAGGCAGCCGTAGTAGGGAGCGACCTTGAGTCCCATGAGCGGCTTCTTGACGCTCTCCTCGAGCTTGCCGAGGCCGTATTCGCGGGCCAGGATCTCCAGGATGTGCTTGACCGGCTTGTTGAGCGCAGCCGGCCCGTCGATGGCGACCTCGACCTGCTTTCTCTTGGTCTCGTCCCCTTTCAGATGATGCTGGGTGGTCTTGAGGCGCGAGAAGCAGGCGGCGCAGGCGACGGCCAGGTCACCCTCGACCTCTTCGGCCAGGGAAAGGTTCTTGGCGCAGAGCGAGAGCGACAGGAGTTCGTCCACGTTGTGCGCCGGGGTGGCGCCGCAGCAGAACCAGTCCGGCACTTCCTTCAGCCCCACGTTGAGCGCCTTGAACAGCGCGCGGGTGGAGATATCGTATTCGCGCCCGGAGGCGTGCAGCGAGCACCCCGGGTAGTAGGAATAACTAAGACGTTTCTTGCCTGGTGTCACAGCGCCTCCCCTTTCTTGCGCATCTCCTCGATCCGCTTGAAGATCCCTTCGATCTCCGCGATGTTCTTGTTCTTGGAATGGAACATCTTCAGCTTGCCCTTGGAGATCAGCTTAGGTCCGAGCATGAGGTCCTTCAGGAACTGCCCGCTTTTCATGTTGAAGGCGGCGCCCAGGCGGAGCTCATACTGACGGCCGTAGGTGCGGATGTTCTCGATGAAGAGCCTGTTGGCGAGCTGCACGTAGCTTTCTTTCGAGGGACCGTCGGCATCCCAGGAGAGTTTTCTCAGCGCGTCCATG
It encodes the following:
- a CDS encoding FAD/NAD(P)-binding protein, with translation MCKSDNIYLPNLATIEAIVDETPDVRTLRLVFQDEQVRENFSFRAGQFAEYSSFGFGESTFCIASAPTRKGYIECCFRSVGRVTESLRRLEVGDTVGVRGPYGNSFPIEEFYGKSLVFIAGGIALPPLRTVIWNCLDLRDKFKDITIVYGARSEADLVYKHELKEWQERDDVRLVKCVDPGGAGPDFDGKVGFVPTVLEEAAPSAENTIALVCGPPIMIKFTLPVLERLGFTDDNIYTTLENRMKCGVGKCGRCNVGNVYVCKDGPVFTARQVKAMSQEF
- a CDS encoding 4Fe-4S dicluster domain-containing protein, with amino-acid sequence MPQIITEQNLRNLIDLLVKEAKLVVGPKLSGSVVLYEPLTAGSDLTLDALPRRSSKELFFPICEDILSYKRENGAMKVSDMDRSKFPEAVLIGAPPCDAGSPAILDAVMSWDYKDEFYLERRRKSTIVGIACTKGDDACFCRAVGLAPDAEAGSDLFLTPLKDGSYACKAVTEKGQALVAAHQNLFAEGAGAEPKPFVDQAVEKLDLVKIKKWLEEHFEDPLWEKIADICVGCGACAFICPACHCFDINDEGSTDDGVRRKHWDACGFAKFTNHASGHNPRDVQNKRYRNRIMHKFKYYDDKFGKTLCTGCGRCIRACPVGIDIAEILEQINSK
- a CDS encoding 4Fe-4S dicluster domain-containing protein, producing MNAKANKNHVTSIEPAYYEAITEAIRKEAVKILKNETVVGVVGYLPGRRKGTASPALVTTVEEAEKLIFSPACVNNLSVYLTKAKKGVLKQGKVGIVAKGCDMRALAGLMTESQLQREDLFIIGVVCPGVYGFGVQRTGTLTEENIARKCRECTVHMPEGADVAAGTHAELADLTPEEAEEMARIEAMPQTERWAFWKEHFSRCIRCMACRQVCPFCYCEQCLCDKNRPQAVESSPRPAGNMAWHLVRAMHLAGRCGGCAECERVCPMDIPLNLLNRRMAQELKELYDFEAGLTPVEKGPLNEYKENDDQSFIK
- a CDS encoding hydrogenase iron-sulfur subunit codes for the protein MHDFEPKIVAFVCTWCTYAGADLAGTSRMQYPPNVRVLKFPCTGRIDPVFILRAFQKGADGVLVSGCHPGDCHYMAGNFHARRRFAAFRALLNFVGVDLNRLQFSWVSAAEGGKWVDVVTELTERVRTMGPMPEFKELEHEEQWSGAINTPELKEAYDSIG
- a CDS encoding CoB--CoM heterodisulfide reductase iron-sulfur subunit A family protein, with product MSRIGVFVCHCGENISRTVDVEQVAKAAGEIPGVAFSCDYKYMCSDPGQTLLKKAVAEHKLDGVLVAACSPRMHEKTFRKAAEAAGLNPYLCEMANIREHCSWVHEDRDMATAKAKDIVKLMVERVRKGKSLAPITVPVTKRALVIGGGIAGIQAALDIADAGHKVVLVEREPSIGGHMAQLSETFPTLDCSQCIMTPKMVDVANHPNITLYTYCEIEKVDGYIGNFQVTVKHKARSVDESKCTGCGVCMTKCPKKKIPNEFDQGHGMRPAIYVPFPQAVPNTPVIDRENCTMFQSGKCGVCAKVCGPGAVDYEQQDTLTVEDVGAIVVATGFKLYTIDRKPEGSPIQGYGEFGYGTIPDIIDGMTFERLASASGPTGGKILRPSDGKEPKQVVFIQCVGSRAREKGISYCSKVCCMYTAKHTMLYHHKVHDGQAYVFFMDARTPGKGYDEFWRRAVEEEEAVYIRGMVSRMYQRGDKIVVMGSDIQVGVQVEIEADLVVLATAVQPQDGADLLAQKLGISYDKYNFYSEAHAKLKPVECATAGIYLAGACQGPKDIPDTVSQASAAAAKVMTLFAKDKLERDPVVAKVNEKYCVGCFACKKVCAYGAIEEKEIRDRQGNLVKKVAYVNPGVCGGCGTCQATCPSKSIELDGYTDEQIMAMIEAL
- a CDS encoding CoB--CoM heterodisulfide reductase iron-sulfur subunit B family protein; the encoded protein is MTPGKKRLSYSYYPGCSLHASGREYDISTRALFKALNVGLKEVPDWFCCGATPAHNVDELLSLSLCAKNLSLAEEVEGDLAVACAACFSRLKTTQHHLKGDETKRKQVEVAIDGPAALNKPVKHILEILAREYGLGKLEESVKKPLMGLKVAPYYGCLLTRPPEVPELDDCEDPSIMEDLLRALGAEPVKWSHRMECCGANFTLSRPGVVLKLSNAILESARIAGADCIMVACPLCHGNLDIRQKEIKEAYGAPDSTLFGNIFGSELHGGSAPDQRDLPIFYVTQLAALAMGVASESLGFESVITDPKPLLRDKQLL
- a CDS encoding 4Fe-4S dicluster domain-containing protein yields the protein MKNKLMHLSNETMNIGFVKKVEALSGSSVRRCFQCGKCSAGCPMSTFMEHPPNRVVRLLQLGQGQRILAGRSIWYCASCETCTTRCPNKVDLAAIMDALRKLSWDADGPSKESYVQLANRLFIENIRTYGRQYELRLGAAFNMKSGQFLKDLMLGPKLISKGKLKMFHSKNKNIAEIEGIFKRIEEMRKKGEAL